A genomic segment from Callithrix jacchus isolate 240 chromosome 8, calJac240_pri, whole genome shotgun sequence encodes:
- the ZBTB25 gene encoding zinc finger and BTB domain-containing protein 25 isoform X1, translating to MDTASHSLVLLQQLNMQREFGFLCDCTVAIGDVYFKAHRAVLAAFSNYFKMIFIHQTSECIKIQPTDIQPDIFSYLLHIMYTGKGPKQIVDHSRLEEGIRFLHADYLSHIATEMNQVFSPETVQSSNLYGIQISTTQKTVVKQGLEVKEAPSSNSGNRAAVQGDHPQLQLSLAIGLDDGTADQQRAHPATQALEEHQKPPVSIKQERCDPESVMSQSHPSPSLEVTGPTFTETSIKIHLCHYCGERFDSRSNLRQHLHTHVSGSLPFGVPASILESNDLGEVHPLNENSEALECRRLSSFIVKENEQQPDHSNRGTTEPLQISQVSLISKDTEPVELNCNFSFSRKRKISCSICGHKFPRKSQLLEHMYTHKGKSYRYNRCQRFGNALAQRFQPHCDNWSDVSLKSSRLSQEHLGLPCALESELTQENVDTILVE from the exons ATGGACACTGCCAGCCATAGCCTTGTTCTTCTGCAGCAGCTGAACATGCAGCGAGAATTTGGTTTTTTGTGTGATTGCACAGTTGCAATTGGAGATGTTTACTTCAAGGCTCACAGAGCAGTACTTGCTGCTTTTTCTAACTATTTCAAGATGATATTTATTCACCAAACAAG tgaatGCATAAAAATACAACCAACTGACATCCAACCTGACATATTCAGCTATTTGTTGCACATTATGTACACGGGGAAAGGGCCAAAACAGATTGTGGATCATAGTCGTTTGGAGGAAGGGATTCGATTTCTTCATGCCGACTACCTTTCTCACATTGCAACTGAAATGAATCAAGTGTTCTCACCAGAGACTGTGCAGTCCTCAAATTTATATGGCATTCAGATCTCAACAACCCAAAAAACAGTGGTCAAACAAGGACTGGAGGTCAAAGAAGCTCCTTCTAGTAACAGTGGAAACAGAGCTGCTGTCCAGGGTGACCACCCCCAGTTGCAGCTGTCTCTTGCTATTGGTCTGGATGATGGCACTGCAGACCAGCAGAGGGCCCATCCTGCCACCCAGGCCCTGGAGGAGCACCAGAAGCCCCCAGTTTCCATCAAGCAGGAGAGATGTGACCCAGAATCTGTGATGTCCCAGAGCCACCCCTCACCCTCATTAGAGGTGACAGGCCCCACTTTTACTGAAACAAGTATCAAAATACACTTATGCCATTACTGTGGGGAACGTTTTGATTCCCGTAGTAACCTAAGGCAACATCTCCATACACATGTATCTGGATCCCTGCCATTTGGTGTCCCTGCTTCCATTCTGGAAAGTAATGACCTCGGTGAAGTGCATCCCCTTAATGAAAACAGCGAGGCTCTTGAATGCCGCAGGCTCAGCTCCTTCATTGTTAAGGAGAATGAACAGCAGCCTGACCACTCCAACCGGGGTACCACAGAGCCTTTGCAGATCAGTCAAGTATCTTTGATCTCCAAAGACACAGAGCCAGTAGAATTaaactgtaatttttctttttcaaggaaaagaaaaatcagctgtTCCATCTGTGGTCATAAATTCCCTCGAAAGAGCCAATTGTTGgaacacatgtatacacacaaaggTAAATCTTACAGATATAACCGATGCCAAAGGTTTGGTAATGCACTCGCCCAGAGATTTCAGCCACATTGTGACAACTGGTCTGATGTCTCCCTGAAAAGTTCTCGCTTGTCACAAGAACACTTAGGCTTGCCTTGTGCCTTAGAGTCGGAGCTTACACAAGAAAATGTGGATACTATCCTAGTTGAGTAG
- the ZBTB25 gene encoding zinc finger and BTB domain-containing protein 25 isoform X2, whose protein sequence is MVHLLPIRSFPPHEGIVGITIQDEIWVVHSQTISPSNSECIKIQPTDIQPDIFSYLLHIMYTGKGPKQIVDHSRLEEGIRFLHADYLSHIATEMNQVFSPETVQSSNLYGIQISTTQKTVVKQGLEVKEAPSSNSGNRAAVQGDHPQLQLSLAIGLDDGTADQQRAHPATQALEEHQKPPVSIKQERCDPESVMSQSHPSPSLEVTGPTFTETSIKIHLCHYCGERFDSRSNLRQHLHTHVSGSLPFGVPASILESNDLGEVHPLNENSEALECRRLSSFIVKENEQQPDHSNRGTTEPLQISQVSLISKDTEPVELNCNFSFSRKRKISCSICGHKFPRKSQLLEHMYTHKGKSYRYNRCQRFGNALAQRFQPHCDNWSDVSLKSSRLSQEHLGLPCALESELTQENVDTILVE, encoded by the exons ATGGTTCACTTACTTCCCATCAGGTCCTTCCCACCACATGAGGGGattgtgggaattacaattcaagatgaaatttgggtggtacacagccaaaccatatcacccagtaACAG tgaatGCATAAAAATACAACCAACTGACATCCAACCTGACATATTCAGCTATTTGTTGCACATTATGTACACGGGGAAAGGGCCAAAACAGATTGTGGATCATAGTCGTTTGGAGGAAGGGATTCGATTTCTTCATGCCGACTACCTTTCTCACATTGCAACTGAAATGAATCAAGTGTTCTCACCAGAGACTGTGCAGTCCTCAAATTTATATGGCATTCAGATCTCAACAACCCAAAAAACAGTGGTCAAACAAGGACTGGAGGTCAAAGAAGCTCCTTCTAGTAACAGTGGAAACAGAGCTGCTGTCCAGGGTGACCACCCCCAGTTGCAGCTGTCTCTTGCTATTGGTCTGGATGATGGCACTGCAGACCAGCAGAGGGCCCATCCTGCCACCCAGGCCCTGGAGGAGCACCAGAAGCCCCCAGTTTCCATCAAGCAGGAGAGATGTGACCCAGAATCTGTGATGTCCCAGAGCCACCCCTCACCCTCATTAGAGGTGACAGGCCCCACTTTTACTGAAACAAGTATCAAAATACACTTATGCCATTACTGTGGGGAACGTTTTGATTCCCGTAGTAACCTAAGGCAACATCTCCATACACATGTATCTGGATCCCTGCCATTTGGTGTCCCTGCTTCCATTCTGGAAAGTAATGACCTCGGTGAAGTGCATCCCCTTAATGAAAACAGCGAGGCTCTTGAATGCCGCAGGCTCAGCTCCTTCATTGTTAAGGAGAATGAACAGCAGCCTGACCACTCCAACCGGGGTACCACAGAGCCTTTGCAGATCAGTCAAGTATCTTTGATCTCCAAAGACACAGAGCCAGTAGAATTaaactgtaatttttctttttcaaggaaaagaaaaatcagctgtTCCATCTGTGGTCATAAATTCCCTCGAAAGAGCCAATTGTTGgaacacatgtatacacacaaaggTAAATCTTACAGATATAACCGATGCCAAAGGTTTGGTAATGCACTCGCCCAGAGATTTCAGCCACATTGTGACAACTGGTCTGATGTCTCCCTGAAAAGTTCTCGCTTGTCACAAGAACACTTAGGCTTGCCTTGTGCCTTAGAGTCGGAGCTTACACAAGAAAATGTGGATACTATCCTAGTTGAGTAG